One Bythopirellula goksoeyrii genomic window, GCAGCGGGTCTTGCTCGCTCTTACTGGCCCAGACGGTGACTTCTGGGACGAGATCACTCAAATAGTCAGCCAGGGAGATAAGCCCGAAACGTTCGCTGGCAAAGTGACCGGGAAGAATCAACGCGACCCCGCGAGCTTCGGCTTCCAGGCAAGTGTGGAAATTTGTTTCCCCAGTAATCAAGCAATCACAATCTAGCTCGATCGCGCGATCGAGAAACGAGCCTCCGCTTCCACAGGCTATGGCGATCCGAGTGACCACTTGCTCATTTTCTCCGACCACTTGGAGCTTTTCTAAACCAAGGAAGTTTTTTAGTCGCTCTGCCATATCCAAGAGCGACACCTCTTCGCCGAGTATTCCGCAACGACCTGCACCAATGTCGGCATCATCGACATCTCTAGGAAATAGTGGGACGATTTCTTGCAGTCCAAGCCCAATCGCAAGATGTTGATTAATGCCAGCCCGCGCAGAATCGAATGCAGAATGAGCACTATAAACCGCGATTCGGGCAGCGATAAGGTTCAAGAGCAGTCGACCTGCAGTAGAATCCGCAGTGATACTTTTCAAGGAATGAAAGGGAAGAGGATGGTG contains:
- a CDS encoding Nif3-like dinuclear metal center hexameric protein, translating into MSTVGKVIEYLEQIAPLSLAEDWDNVGLLVGDRVWSVDRLMTCLTITPAVVAEAIEARANLIVTHHPLPFHSLKSITADSTAGRLLLNLIAARIAVYSAHSAFDSARAGINQHLAIGLGLQEIVPLFPRDVDDADIGAGRCGILGEEVSLLDMAERLKNFLGLEKLQVVGENEQVVTRIAIACGSGGSFLDRAIELDCDCLITGETNFHTCLEAEARGVALILPGHFASERFGLISLADYLSDLVPEVTVWASKSEQDPLRSI